The following proteins come from a genomic window of Fusobacterium sp.:
- a CDS encoding SLC13 family permease, whose product MSVSALGAILGLVISIILILRKIVPTYAMIIGAILGGIIGGAGLGGTVEYIISGVKNISPAIIRIVTAGILAGTLTESGAAAKIAEVVVKKLGTRNALLSMTLSTCVLTAVGVFGDVAIITVAPIAIQIAKKLDYKKLGILIAMIGGVKAGNVISPNPNAIAAADSFKVPLTSIMMVGIPCSIIAIIVTAMIAKYLSNKGTDVTVIEENKNEEDLPSILGALAGPIVTICILILRPIAGIVVDPLIALPIGGICGIIAMKKTKDTIEYLEVGLRKMSGVALLLIGTGALAGIIANSNLKDVIVEGINVIGFPPYLLAPIAGILMGAATASSTAGTTLGSQIFGPTILEYGLAPLAVGGMIHAGSFVFDGLPHGSFFHISAGSVNMEISERLKLIIWESLVGIGMVGLSTILFGAFKLVG is encoded by the coding sequence ATGAGTGTTTCAGCTTTAGGAGCTATATTAGGATTGGTTATTTCAATAATTTTGATTTTAAGAAAAATAGTACCAACATATGCCATGATTATTGGAGCAATCCTTGGAGGAATTATAGGTGGAGCCGGACTTGGAGGAACAGTAGAGTATATAATATCTGGTGTAAAAAATATATCACCAGCTATTATTAGGATAGTTACTGCTGGGATATTAGCAGGAACTTTAACAGAGTCAGGAGCAGCAGCTAAAATTGCTGAAGTAGTAGTAAAAAAATTAGGAACTAGAAATGCATTATTATCTATGACATTGTCAACATGTGTATTGACAGCAGTGGGAGTTTTTGGAGATGTGGCAATTATAACAGTAGCTCCAATAGCTATTCAAATAGCCAAAAAGTTAGACTATAAAAAGCTTGGAATACTAATAGCTATGATTGGAGGAGTAAAGGCTGGTAATGTAATCAGTCCAAATCCAAATGCTATTGCAGCAGCGGATAGTTTTAAAGTTCCTTTAACTTCTATTATGATGGTAGGAATACCTTGTTCAATAATTGCAATAATTGTAACTGCAATGATAGCTAAATATCTTTCTAATAAAGGAACTGATGTAACTGTAATTGAAGAAAATAAAAATGAAGAGGATTTGCCTAGTATCTTGGGAGCATTAGCAGGACCAATAGTAACAATTTGTATACTTATCTTAAGACCAATAGCTGGTATAGTAGTTGATCCACTGATTGCACTTCCAATAGGAGGTATTTGTGGAATAATTGCTATGAAAAAGACAAAGGATACTATTGAATATTTAGAAGTGGGATTGAGAAAAATGAGTGGAGTTGCTTTATTGTTAATAGGAACAGGAGCATTAGCAGGAATAATAGCAAATTCAAATCTTAAAGATGTGATAGTAGAAGGAATAAATGTAATAGGATTCCCACCATATCTGTTAGCTCCAATAGCAGGAATACTTATGGGAGCAGCAACAGCTTCTTCAACTGCTGGAACAACTTTAGGATCACAAATTTTTGGACCAACTATATTGGAATATGGATTAGCACCATTAGCTGTAGGTGGAATGATTCATGCAGGAAGTTTTGTTTTTGATGGATTACCACATGGAAGTTTCTTCCACATAAGTGCAGGAAGTGTTAATATGGAAATAAGTGAAAGATTAAAATTAATAATTTGGGAATCTTTAGTAGGGATAGGAATGGTAGGACTTTCTACAATTCTATTTGGAGCTTTTAAATTAGTAGGATAA